In Brassica napus cultivar Da-Ae chromosome A3, Da-Ae, whole genome shotgun sequence, the sequence GCGTTCGCAATTCCAGCTACTCTTATCGCCGCCACCGTCTTCACTTCAGCCAAAATCGCTGATAAGCTTGACGATGATTTCCTTGAGGATGTAAGATCTTTGCTTCttgaatttttatgtttaagcAAAGATATGATGGAGATGTGCCCCATatgctttagaaaataaatatattattacatcCTTGCATTTTCCGACATAACTGGATCTCTGTGTCTGTGATAAATCGGCTAAAGTGTTTGCTTAGTGAAAGTGTAATAACCACTAACAGCATATATGATTCTTCTTGTGCAGATTGCGTTGAACCAAGCGATAAAAGCAGCAGAAGAGGGAGAGAATGCTGAAGGTGAAATCTCGCTGGACGATGTGATTAAAGAGCCTGTGCTTCAACGGACCCGTAAACGTCCTAAGCGTGACGTTTAGCCAAAACACACACATAAGCTTCTTCTTAATGAGATTCTCCAATGTACAAGGATGTAAGCTTGTAGTAATCTTCCGGGTCACATTTATATAGTTGTAGTTActgaaaaattacaaaatatcatTTGTATAATAACTTGATGATGAATCAAATACCTCACTCATTTGACGGTTCAATACTGTACCAAGGTTTCTTTGTACGGTACATTTATAACTAGAAGTAGAAGGGTATATTTGTTATTAACGTGAATTAAGTTATCGGGCTAACAGACCAAGTATTGTAACTGATTGGGCTTTTTAAGGCCCATTTAAGTATCCTTTTACCAGATTTGAGAAGTATTTGTCGCTTCCCTTCAAATCGACGTCTGTGTTAAGGTTGAATCGCGTCACGTTTtcattctacttttttttttctacattcAAACGAACAAGACACACCAGCTAAACGCCACATAGCGTTAGATCCAAGGATAGAGAGAGATTGCGACGTATAGGTTTCCAATCAGTTTGTCTACAGAGATCAACGACGCGACGCGACGAGCCACTCGATTTCAGCACTGTTCGACCGATCTCGGGTATGGTTTAGCTCAGTTTCGTgttttctccaccaaattatCGAACTTGTTTGTGAAATTTGATCTTGTATTGCGGATTTCGTATACCGGTTTTGATTTTAGCTTCTGGGTGTATGTATGTATTTCTATTGAATCTGTAGATTTGTTTCGGTTTTTAGATGCCCCACGATCTGGGTCTGTTGTTTTTATGCGCAACGCAAGCCATTTGATTTGTGTTAATCTACAAAAGGAATTCTACAATTTGATGTTACTTATTGTGTCGGTGCGGTATGATATTATTGCAAGTTTGTGAATTTAGCTCCTTTTGTTGAATTTTGTGTCAGCAGAAGGTATAAACCATGGTGATCTAGACTTGGTGGTGATACACAAAAGAGTCATTGTAGGAACAAGAAGAGAGTGGATCCAATGGATAAGAAAAAGAACCGTGCTGATCCACTTGCTGCTGGGCGCCAAAAGGttagttttgcttttttttttttggctcaactTGCATTTATCAATGAGGATTCTACTATTCTTCTTCTTGAGAACTACCAAATAATTaggaattttttattttgttgtctAAGTTCATAGTtgagaagaaataaatgataacgTGGTTTTTTAAAAGCGTAGAAATTTGATTGCTTGTTATTGCCTTGGTTAAtcactaagtttttttttttttttaattgtttcagCTTCAACAGTTTCGTCAAAAGAAGGCTGATAAAAACTCTGATCAGAAAAAGGACCCCAAGGGcagtacaagcaaaggaaaatccTCCAAAAAGTCTGGTAAATCTGAGAAGCATGAGGGGAAACCTGACAAAAGTGTTGTCACTGACGAGGCAGAAGCTCTGTCGGCAGGAGGAGCTACATCCCATGTGAATATTGTTGATGAGGTTGTTGATTCTCCACAAGCTTCTGCAGATGCATTATCTCACGAGTATGTTCTAGTCCATGGTTCATCATCAGAACCTGATACGCTCCTGCCAGGAAACACCACAGCAACTGCTGATAGTGGAGCTGAGCTGGGAAAAGATATATTGAATCCTGAAGATGATACTGGCATATCGTTATCCACAGTAGAAGAAGATATGAAGAGGATCGACAGCACAGCGGCTGGCGCAGTAAAATCTGTGACATCTGAACATGCCTATTCTGAGAAGGGAGTTACACGTGACGATGCATCTATTAGTGTTGACGGAGTCTTTGCTGCTTCTGGAGACCTAGCGGAGGGGGAAGGAGTTGAAGTTGAAAGTGGATCTGGGGATGTGGAAAAGCCTCATCAGCCATCCTCCTCGCCGGAATTTATTCCTGATGTTTCCTTGAGTGGTGCAAGGGGAGATCAGGTAACTGATGTAGGTTGTTCTCTCCTTCTCTTCATTCTTCGCTCTTTAtcgttttctttatttctttttctttgataGGGATAAAGTGGTTAGGTCGGTGGCATGCGTCCTTTTGATGTATAATTCTGTTTTCATTTGTTTCTTTGTAGGGGAAATGCAGGAAGACAGTGGTTCACACAAGGAACAGTTTTCCGAAGCATCTGCAAAGGCAGATATGGATTGGATTGTAACTGAAGAGAGGCAAGCAAGCTATCCAGCCGTTGTGGATTCATCTGCTTCACCGTCTCACTTTTTAGAGAGATCATCAGTTGCATTTGATTCAGTTGAACTGGAAGGAACATCTGGTAAAATCAGAAGCCAGCAGATTAGGGAAGCTGCAGAGCTTAGTGAAGAGAGACCAGAGTCGTCTATTGGTTTTCATAATAACAGAGATCACGTGCTTTCAACTGAACCTGAGGATAGTTCTATTCAGCTTCAATTGCCTCAGAGCGCCAGTACATCTGGATTATTGAGCCATGAGGAACCTTGTAAACAGGATACATTAAATCCATCAGGAGAAGTTTCTGCTGCTCATGTTCATGAAGGGCGCTCAGTTAGCTTCCTACAGCTTATGGAAATTGTACATGCACTTGGACAAGATGAATTTCAAGTGTTGTGCACCGCAAGAGAGGCTGCCTCCTCTACCGATCCAGGAACAAGTTCGTTGGAGGGATTAAGAGAACAACTGTTTGTTTCCTGTACCACGGAAGATATACTCCATGTGCAACTCACAGAACAGTCTCATCTTCAAAACGAGTTTGATCATCAACATGACCAATTGGTAGCTGAAATATCACAGCTTCGTGCATCATATAATGCGTTGACAGAAAGGAATGATTCTCTTGTTGAGGAACTATCAGAGTGCCAGTCTAACCTCTATGCTGCTACAAGCTCAAATGAGAAGCTCGAAAATCAGCTTCTTGCTACAGAAGCACAAGTGGAGGCTTTCACTGCTAAGATGAATGAGCTGCAGAGTAGCTTAGAAAAGGCCCTATTGAATCTATCTGAGGCGAAAGAAAAGGTCATCAATCTTCAGGTGGAGAATGATACGTATGGTGCAATTCTTTCTTCTTGGTATGATGAGAAAAAGGAACTTTTTGAGGAAAAAGAATCCAAGAACTATGAGATTAAGCATCTTTTATCTGAGCTATGCAATTGCAAGAACTCGGAGGCTATACTAAAGGCAGAGGTTGAGCGATTGGAAAAAACTGTTGGTCCATTGACGGATGAGAAGGTAAATCTTGTCGAGgaaaaatataatgtattgGGTGAGGCAGAGAAGTTACAGGAAGAATTGGCAAATTGTAAGACTTTGATCACCTTGCAAGAAGtggaaaattcaaatataaGGGAGACGCTTTCTTCACTGACAGGCCAGCTGACTAAACTTGAAGAGGATAACCTGCATCTCACAGAAGAAAATGAGAAATCACATCTAGAACGGAGTGCATATCTGATCTCGGAGACTTATTTATTGTCTGAGTATTCCAATCTAAAGGAAGGGTATTCTTTGCTGAATAATAAACTCTTAAAGTTTCAAGAAGAGAAGGAAAATTTGGTTGAGGACAATGATAAACTTACGCATGATCTTCTTATTCTTCAAGAGCGTATGTCTACTGTTCAAGAAGAGCGGATTCACCTAGCAGCTGAGTTAGGAGAAGCGGTAGCTCGCCTTGATAAGTTGACTGAAGAAAAAACATCTCTGAGTAGCAGCATCGAGGTAGAAAAAACTGGAATTGTAGACATTGGTAATGAGGATGCTTCAGAATTGAGTAATCAGGAAATATCTGAAACATCTGGTAGAAGTCTAGAAGTCGGGGTTACAAGTAAACAGAGTGTACCTTTTGTTGAATATACCTGCCAAAGTTTCGGGACACAGCCTA encodes:
- the BNAA03G51600D gene encoding uncharacterized protein BNAA03G51600D, giving the protein MARLLVSIPMQPTTQTALPAFASPLVQPPANNLLGGAGGLCLNRRNRDRSYVARAGPSTSSYLLAFAIPATLIAATVFTSAKIADKLDDDFLEDIALNQAIKAAEEGENAEGEISLDDVIKEPVLQRTRKRPKRDV